From Chryseobacterium salivictor, a single genomic window includes:
- a CDS encoding RagB/SusD family nutrient uptake outer membrane protein codes for MITKKIITRNTVVLALFLCMIHSCEEALEVNPPINQINANQVFESTSTADAALSSLYAELQAYSLLSGSSSGAGALLGSYTDELVNYSTASNADFDIFNNSMVSTNTKIKSVWANAYKEIYMANAIIEGVNKSTAIADLDKKRIKGEALFVRALIYYYISQIFGAIPYVTTTDYTVNQSLAKTNETELLVKIQNDLSESSSLLNDIYRNPDRIYPNKKTADLLLASVLMTQNHWQDAEILLKGIIQNALYTWQPDLSKTFKMNGKHILWQLKPLQANNATSEALLYYFTTALPNTYTLSDNLFASFDTNDLRKQQWIKTLTINQKNYYRTDKYRNISANTDEYSIVFRLEETYLLLAESLAQQDKKTEALTYLNAVKAKAGITATPVSATKEQILSEIINENRKEFFTEKGIRFLSLKRAGKLNGLLSTKPNWKTYHQNWPLPNSELLLNPHLNPQNDGY; via the coding sequence ATGATTACCAAAAAAATAATCACCAGAAATACAGTGGTACTTGCACTTTTTCTTTGCATGATACACTCTTGTGAAGAAGCACTGGAAGTGAACCCGCCAATCAACCAGATCAATGCAAATCAGGTATTCGAATCGACGAGTACCGCAGATGCTGCATTAAGCAGCCTTTATGCAGAACTACAGGCTTATTCACTTTTGAGTGGCTCATCGTCGGGCGCAGGAGCGCTTCTCGGCTCGTATACCGATGAATTAGTGAACTACAGCACAGCCTCCAATGCTGATTTTGATATCTTCAACAATAGCATGGTTTCAACGAACACCAAAATAAAATCGGTCTGGGCAAATGCGTACAAAGAAATCTATATGGCAAATGCCATCATTGAAGGGGTTAATAAAAGCACAGCGATTGCAGATCTGGATAAAAAACGGATAAAAGGAGAAGCGCTCTTTGTTCGCGCACTTATTTATTATTATATCAGCCAGATTTTTGGAGCCATTCCTTATGTAACAACCACCGATTACACCGTAAATCAATCGCTCGCAAAAACCAATGAAACAGAACTTTTAGTTAAAATTCAGAACGACCTGTCCGAATCTTCCTCTCTTTTAAACGACATTTATAGAAATCCTGACAGAATATATCCCAACAAAAAAACCGCAGACTTACTGCTTGCTTCCGTTTTGATGACCCAAAATCACTGGCAGGATGCTGAAATCTTGTTGAAAGGAATTATTCAAAATGCCCTTTATACCTGGCAACCCGATTTGTCTAAAACTTTTAAAATGAATGGGAAACATATTTTGTGGCAATTAAAGCCTTTGCAGGCAAATAATGCAACCAGTGAAGCACTCCTCTACTATTTCACAACGGCTTTACCAAATACATACACCCTTTCTGATAACTTGTTTGCTTCTTTTGACACCAACGACCTCCGAAAGCAGCAATGGATAAAAACGCTGACCATTAACCAGAAAAATTACTATCGCACAGATAAGTATCGCAATATCTCAGCGAATACGGATGAATATTCGATTGTATTTCGTTTGGAAGAAACCTATTTACTTTTAGCAGAATCCTTGGCACAACAGGATAAAAAAACAGAAGCCTTAACTTATCTCAATGCAGTAAAAGCAAAAGCAGGTATTACTGCAACTCCTGTTTCGGCGACCAAAGAGCAAATATTGTCCGAAATAATCAATGAAAACAGGAAAGAATTTTTTACAGAAAAGGGTATTCGTTTCCTATCTCTAAAAAGAGCAGGAAAACTGAATGGATTGTTGAGCACCAAACCCAACTGGAAAACGTATCATCAAAACTGGCCGCTACCCAATTCTGAACTGTTATTAAATCCCCATTTAAATCCCCAAAATGATGGTTATTAA
- a CDS encoding DUF4276 family protein, producing MKRIIIICEGPTEQSFVKTNLVVPFIHKDIFLQSPLIKASRGGIVKWGRLKEQIEMHLKSDTEAYVTTFIDYYGLYSKYEFPGWEDAQKIPDQNLRMDELEKHMLLSINPDLQNRFIPYMQLHEFEGLLFYNIDIFKEQIPENDLVGIEELRKIFRDYTNPEMINNARETSPSHRLRRIISGYNKIVYGDILSEAIGIERIRTKAPRFNKWISILESI from the coding sequence ATGAAAAGAATTATTATTATTTGTGAGGGACCGACTGAACAATCCTTTGTGAAAACGAATTTGGTTGTTCCTTTTATTCATAAGGATATTTTTCTACAAAGTCCTCTGATAAAAGCGTCGCGAGGAGGTATTGTAAAATGGGGTCGTTTAAAAGAACAAATTGAAATGCATCTTAAATCTGATACGGAAGCATACGTAACAACTTTCATTGATTATTACGGATTATATTCTAAATATGAATTTCCAGGATGGGAAGATGCTCAAAAAATTCCAGATCAAAATTTAAGAATGGATGAGTTAGAAAAACATATGCTATTAAGTATAAATCCTGATTTACAAAACAGATTTATTCCATATATGCAATTACATGAATTTGAAGGCTTATTATTTTATAATATTGATATTTTCAAAGAACAAATTCCTGAAAATGATTTGGTAGGTATTGAAGAATTAAGAAAAATATTCAGAGATTATACAAATCCTGAAATGATAAACAATGCAAGGGAAACTTCGCCCTCACATCGATTACGAAGAATAATATCTGGTTATAATAAAATCGTTTATGGCGATATATTATCAGAAGCAATTGGAATAGAAAGAATTAGAACTAAAGCTCCTCGTTTTAATAAATGGATTTCTATATTAGAATCTATATAA
- a CDS encoding transposase, with amino-acid sequence MDAQYNLVVATHTINRNDRNALSRIAIETKKNLGVETFTALVDKGYHNGREITKCKEENIRTIVAYPTLVNSNENGTTKDYLVANFTYNEEADTYQCPQGEMLRTTGKWHKKTRERDSYDFKKYRTPSCKECPVKSLCTSRKDGREIERSQYAGAVEENNQRYRENGQLYRKRQEINEHIFGTIKRQWGYNHTNLTGLEKVNGEHSLIMLVYNIKRTINILGVPELIAKLKNWKSPYKAKACFVFRVTCFAFILAPLENRLTVAA; translated from the coding sequence GTGGATGCTCAATATAATCTGGTTGTTGCTACCCACACCATCAATCGCAATGACCGTAATGCTTTGAGTAGAATTGCAATTGAAACTAAGAAGAATTTGGGCGTTGAAACCTTCACTGCTTTGGTGGACAAAGGTTATCACAATGGTCGGGAGATCACGAAATGCAAAGAAGAAAACATCAGAACTATTGTTGCATATCCAACTTTGGTCAACTCAAATGAAAACGGGACCACGAAAGATTATTTAGTGGCCAATTTTACTTACAATGAAGAGGCCGACACGTACCAATGTCCACAAGGAGAAATGTTAAGAACTACTGGAAAATGGCACAAAAAGACACGAGAACGCGACAGTTACGACTTCAAAAAATATCGAACTCCATCCTGCAAAGAATGTCCGGTAAAATCGCTTTGTACGAGTAGAAAGGATGGAAGGGAGATTGAGAGAAGTCAATATGCGGGTGCGGTGGAAGAAAACAATCAGCGTTATCGAGAAAATGGTCAATTATATCGAAAGCGACAAGAAATCAATGAACATATCTTCGGCACCATCAAAAGACAATGGGGTTATAATCACACGAATTTAACGGGATTAGAAAAAGTAAATGGCGAACACAGTTTAATCATGTTGGTGTACAACATCAAACGCACGATAAATATTCTGGGAGTTCCGGAATTAATTGCAAAATTGAAAAACTGGAAGTCACCTTACAAAGCGAAAGCTTGTTTTGTTTTTAGAGTGACGTGTTTTGCGTTTATTTTAGCCCCTTTGGAAAATAGATTAACAGTTGCCGCCTAA
- a CDS encoding transposase, with translation MYLYGYLNGLRSSRTLEKECVRNIELQWLLFGLVPNYHSISDFRKNNPSGLKKLFKVFVAFLKDTDLIAGETIAFDGTKSRAHNSKKANFNQRKIDKHLAYIEEKTQQYLDELAQNDDAENSEKITNIQEKIERLKKNKVRYEVLDEKLKASGEPQISTTDEDSRALLVQGQVVEVSYNIRQLWMLNIIWLLLPTPSIAMTVML, from the coding sequence ATATATTTATATGGTTATCTCAATGGACTTAGAAGCTCACGCACGCTCGAAAAAGAATGTGTTCGCAATATTGAACTGCAATGGCTTTTGTTTGGACTGGTACCTAATTACCACAGCATTTCTGATTTTAGAAAAAATAATCCTTCCGGCTTAAAAAAGCTGTTTAAAGTTTTCGTTGCTTTTCTGAAAGATACCGATTTGATTGCAGGAGAAACGATTGCCTTTGATGGTACTAAAAGCAGAGCCCACAATAGCAAGAAAGCCAATTTTAATCAAAGAAAAATAGATAAACACTTGGCTTACATTGAAGAAAAAACACAACAGTATCTGGATGAACTGGCTCAGAATGATGATGCGGAAAACAGCGAGAAGATTACCAATATTCAGGAAAAAATAGAGCGTTTGAAGAAGAATAAAGTTCGCTATGAAGTCTTAGATGAAAAATTAAAAGCGAGCGGTGAACCTCAAATTAGTACTACTGATGAAGATTCCAGAGCACTATTGGTTCAGGGACAGGTGGTAGAAGTAAGTTATAATATCAGGCAGCTGTGGATGCTCAATATAATCTGGTTGTTGCTACCCACACCATCAATCGCAATGACCGTAATGCTTTGA
- a CDS encoding DUF2971 domain-containing protein yields the protein MDNKKISFYKYFSISQNLFNSLINNELFFSNPRNFNDPFDSLPRYKLCSDETKLENFYLFIQNHINDKIEVIRSLKDFEKKKLDFEKLLEVFLKVLNKFDESYYSEIGNYEYKLIEIFTFYNNIGYFQEAYKINNIELQNKMYADYTFLFIDINKYGVACGSMTETCPVMWGHYGNNHSGVCLKFDFYNEKEEQNICFSKEDKLEIIEVEYTNQPLDIFNYNNEELNSLIFTIFKTKCEKWAYEKEIRLVNNSQGLLKINNKCIKQIIFGCKTTAKDRYSILKLIACLGYKVEELMIAKIQPDSYELKIETMTMEHIAGSGVYLDELNVKKPF from the coding sequence ATGGATAATAAAAAAATATCATTTTATAAATATTTCTCAATAAGCCAGAATTTATTCAATTCACTTATCAATAATGAACTATTCTTTTCTAATCCGAGAAATTTCAATGACCCTTTTGATTCTTTGCCAAGATATAAATTGTGTTCTGACGAAACAAAACTCGAAAACTTCTATTTATTCATTCAAAACCATATTAATGATAAAATAGAGGTAATCAGAAGTTTAAAAGACTTTGAGAAGAAGAAATTAGATTTTGAAAAGTTACTCGAAGTATTTTTAAAAGTGCTAAACAAATTTGATGAAAGTTACTACAGTGAAATTGGAAATTATGAATATAAATTAATAGAAATATTTACATTTTACAATAATATCGGGTACTTTCAAGAGGCTTATAAAATCAACAACATTGAACTACAAAACAAAATGTATGCTGATTATACCTTTCTTTTTATAGATATAAATAAATACGGAGTGGCATGTGGTTCTATGACGGAAACTTGTCCAGTCATGTGGGGTCATTATGGAAATAATCATTCTGGAGTCTGTTTAAAATTTGACTTTTACAATGAAAAAGAAGAACAAAACATTTGTTTTTCAAAAGAAGATAAATTAGAAATTATTGAAGTAGAATACACTAATCAACCATTAGATATCTTCAATTATAATAATGAGGAATTGAATAGCTTAATATTTACCATATTTAAAACAAAATGTGAAAAATGGGCTTATGAAAAAGAAATTAGATTGGTAAACAATTCTCAAGGCTTACTAAAAATCAATAACAAATGTATAAAGCAAATTATATTTGGTTGTAAAACAACAGCAAAAGATAGATATTCTATTCTCAAACTTATAGCTTGTTTAGGTTATAAAGTTGAAGAATTAATGATTGCCAAAATACAGCCTGATTCTTACGAATTGAAAATTGAAACAATGACAATGGAACATATAGCAGGAAGTGGAGTGTATTTGGATGAATTAAACGTAAAAAAACCATTTTAA
- a CDS encoding SusC/RagA family TonB-linked outer membrane protein, protein MKKILSTIGVVSGCLVFSAIHSQVQAQTRTATGTVNNGEKPISGVTVTQEGTNQVTTTSSSGTFSLQITGENPVLIFRHPEYGERRISTDGKSTFTISLSEKVKSIEEVVLNAGYYNVKAKESTGSIAKITAKDIQNQPVNNVLSAVQGRMAGVNITQNSGNAGGGYDVQIRGRNSLRNPLNSATDGNQPLYVVDGVPFSGELSSTYSVGVLPLKNISPLNSINPNDIESIEVLKDADATAIYGSRGGNGVILITTKKGKSSPARLNLNTSTSFSKVASTLKMMNTAEYIAMRKKAFANVGITTFPANAYDINGAWDQTRYTDWQKELIGRTAGNATVQLSISGGSEKNSFLVSASHSDQTSVFPGDHHFKTNTVSTHFNHQSADRKFSLGLANAFSETSNNNLDTDYTNKALSLSPDAPSLYDDLGNLNWQKNTFNNPLSQLNASYSNKTKYLNQNLNVTYQPWIDFAFKMNAGITFQDIEEFSLTPNTVFNPASPSGANASTSSASRGTGSVFSYIAEPQISWTKKYSRHQWNILLGSTFQESQSKISAIRGTGFSSNSLIYNIAAANTISFSDFRTIQYRYAAVFSRLNYQFANRYILNLTARRDGSSRFGANNRFANFGAVGAAWILSEEQFLKNSSWLSFAKLRASFGQSGSDAIGDYQFTDTYTLSSSSYNNIPGLYPSRLYNPDFSWEKTNKLETALEIAFLKNRISLTAAWYRNRSSNQLVGIPLPATTGFSTILSNLNATVENSGFEAETSIIPLKSENFQWNASFNISVPKNKLLSFPGLEGSTYANSYTVGESIYAVKLFDYQGIDPATGKYVFTDYNGDGKITAPDDARAIKNLGPKYFGGFQNEISYKKVKLSFLFQFVKQEAYNYIRTMSTPGVIVNQPVEFLNVWSAANPSGIIMPYTPGTDAATNALTANFKNSTGAVGDASYIRLKNLQLNYGIPLQSIFVREATLYVQGQNLLTWTNYFGLDPEMVTSGYLPPLKTLSLGFQLTF, encoded by the coding sequence ATGAAAAAAATCCTATCAACCATAGGAGTTGTTTCCGGTTGTCTGGTATTTTCTGCGATCCATTCGCAGGTCCAGGCGCAAACCCGTACTGCTACGGGCACGGTCAACAACGGTGAAAAACCCATTAGCGGCGTGACCGTCACGCAGGAAGGAACCAATCAAGTGACTACCACATCCTCCTCCGGAACGTTCAGCCTCCAGATTACCGGTGAAAATCCTGTACTTATTTTCCGACATCCGGAATATGGTGAAAGAAGAATCAGTACCGATGGGAAATCTACTTTTACTATATCTCTTTCAGAAAAAGTAAAGTCTATTGAAGAGGTAGTACTCAATGCGGGATATTACAATGTGAAAGCCAAGGAAAGTACGGGCAGCATTGCGAAAATCACCGCAAAAGACATTCAGAATCAACCGGTAAACAATGTCCTTTCAGCAGTACAGGGGAGAATGGCTGGGGTAAACATTACCCAGAACAGCGGCAACGCAGGTGGTGGCTATGACGTACAGATTCGGGGCAGAAATAGTTTACGCAATCCACTGAACAGTGCTACCGATGGAAATCAGCCACTTTACGTTGTTGATGGCGTACCGTTTTCCGGTGAACTTTCTTCTACCTATTCTGTAGGAGTGCTGCCTTTAAAAAATATCAGCCCGCTCAACAGCATCAATCCCAATGACATTGAAAGTATAGAAGTTCTAAAGGATGCAGATGCAACAGCCATTTATGGTTCCAGAGGGGGAAATGGGGTAATTTTAATTACCACGAAAAAGGGAAAATCATCACCTGCTCGATTGAACCTGAACACGAGTACAAGCTTCAGCAAAGTCGCCTCTACACTCAAAATGATGAATACTGCTGAATATATTGCCATGCGCAAAAAGGCTTTTGCCAATGTAGGCATAACAACCTTCCCTGCCAATGCATACGATATCAATGGTGCATGGGATCAAACTCGATATACAGATTGGCAGAAAGAACTCATTGGCAGAACCGCCGGGAATGCTACCGTGCAACTTTCCATATCTGGTGGTTCCGAAAAAAACAGCTTTTTAGTAAGCGCTTCCCATAGTGATCAAACTTCGGTATTTCCCGGTGATCATCATTTTAAGACCAATACCGTTTCTACCCATTTTAACCATCAATCTGCAGACCGTAAGTTTTCACTGGGATTAGCGAATGCTTTTTCGGAAACAAGCAATAACAATCTGGATACCGACTATACCAACAAAGCATTGAGTCTGTCTCCGGATGCACCATCCCTTTATGATGACCTGGGTAATTTAAACTGGCAGAAAAACACCTTTAACAATCCCCTTTCTCAATTGAATGCAAGTTATTCAAACAAAACCAAATACCTGAATCAAAATCTCAATGTAACCTACCAACCTTGGATTGATTTTGCCTTTAAAATGAATGCAGGGATCACTTTTCAGGATATAGAAGAATTTTCTCTTACCCCCAACACCGTTTTTAATCCAGCCTCTCCTTCTGGGGCAAATGCCTCTACCTCCTCTGCTTCACGCGGTACGGGATCTGTTTTTTCCTACATAGCAGAACCTCAAATCTCGTGGACCAAAAAATACAGCCGCCATCAATGGAATATACTGCTTGGATCTACTTTCCAGGAAAGTCAGTCCAAAATTTCCGCCATTCGGGGTACCGGCTTTTCAAGCAACTCATTAATCTATAATATTGCTGCAGCAAATACCATTTCGTTCTCCGATTTCAGAACCATACAATACCGATATGCCGCAGTTTTTTCGCGATTAAATTACCAGTTTGCAAATCGTTATATACTTAATTTAACTGCAAGAAGAGATGGCTCAAGCCGCTTTGGTGCTAATAATCGTTTCGCAAATTTTGGTGCGGTGGGTGCTGCCTGGATACTTTCTGAAGAGCAGTTTTTGAAAAACAGTTCCTGGTTATCTTTTGCAAAACTAAGGGCAAGCTTTGGTCAGTCAGGTAGTGATGCAATCGGAGATTACCAGTTTACTGATACCTACACCTTATCCTCCTCTTCTTATAATAATATTCCGGGGCTCTATCCTTCCCGTTTATACAATCCTGATTTTTCTTGGGAAAAAACGAACAAACTGGAAACCGCACTGGAAATTGCTTTCTTAAAAAATCGCATCTCTTTAACAGCCGCTTGGTACAGAAACAGATCTTCTAATCAATTGGTCGGGATTCCTTTACCTGCTACCACTGGCTTTAGCACTATCCTTTCTAATCTCAATGCAACGGTAGAAAACAGTGGCTTTGAAGCGGAGACCTCCATCATTCCTTTGAAATCAGAAAACTTCCAATGGAATGCTTCTTTTAACATCAGTGTTCCCAAAAATAAACTGCTTTCTTTCCCTGGATTGGAAGGTTCTACGTATGCCAATTCTTATACAGTCGGCGAATCGATCTATGCGGTAAAATTGTTTGACTACCAGGGCATCGACCCTGCAACTGGCAAATATGTTTTTACAGATTATAATGGGGATGGTAAAATTACGGCTCCAGATGACGCCCGAGCAATTAAAAATTTAGGACCAAAATATTTTGGTGGATTCCAAAATGAAATCTCCTATAAAAAGGTAAAGCTCTCATTTCTGTTTCAGTTCGTAAAACAGGAGGCCTATAATTATATCAGAACCATGAGCACTCCTGGTGTGATTGTAAACCAACCTGTCGAATTTCTAAATGTCTGGTCTGCAGCCAATCCTTCTGGAATTATAATGCCCTATACTCCAGGGACTGATGCAGCAACGAATGCCCTTACAGCAAATTTTAAAAACAGCACAGGGGCGGTTGGGGATGCTTCTTACATCAGATTAAAAAACCTTCAGCTGAATTACGGTATTCCACTTCAAAGCATATTTGTTCGCGAAGCAACTTTGTATGTGCAAGGTCAAAATCTTTTGACCTGGACCAATTATTTCGGTCTGGATCCTGAAATGGTGACGTCTGGATATCTCCCTCCCCTTAAAACGTTGTCCTTAGGATTTCAATTAACTTTTTAA
- a CDS encoding AAA family ATPase has translation MNRIDIKGYKSIKDLSLNLEPINILIGSNGSGKSNFLSFFDFIKQIYNQNLQEFVALKGIDTFLHKGDKITEEISTKLYFPNTNAYSFTIKKGESSFIFIKEGMWYGYNPYINNPIDIASFSNESRLRFQTKPRSNYIRNYINELMHYHFHDTGENSPFNKESNIENDIFILYEKGGNLAAFLYNIKKTTPIVYNLIVKTVQSIAPYFLDFFLLPDPNGNIKLRWQSKHSSTIYGVNNLSDGTIRFIALSTLFLQPDLPDTIIIDEPELGLHPTAIAKLAGLIKSISSKNTQVIIATQSTDLISHFEAEDIITVDQVNGESRFERLDSETLKFWLEDYTIDDLWKRNIISTGQPNF, from the coding sequence ATGAATAGAATTGATATTAAAGGATATAAATCAATTAAAGATTTAAGTTTAAATTTAGAACCTATTAATATTTTAATAGGTTCTAATGGTAGTGGTAAAAGTAATTTTCTATCTTTTTTTGACTTTATAAAGCAGATTTATAATCAAAATCTTCAAGAATTTGTTGCTTTGAAAGGAATTGATACATTTTTACATAAGGGAGATAAAATTACTGAAGAGATATCAACTAAATTATACTTTCCAAATACAAATGCTTATTCATTTACAATTAAAAAAGGAGAATCTTCATTTATTTTCATCAAAGAAGGAATGTGGTATGGTTATAATCCTTATATAAATAATCCAATTGATATTGCTTCATTTTCAAATGAATCTAGACTTCGTTTTCAGACAAAGCCGAGATCCAATTATATAAGAAATTATATTAATGAATTAATGCATTATCATTTTCATGATACTGGAGAAAATTCCCCTTTTAATAAAGAGTCTAATATTGAGAATGATATTTTTATTCTCTACGAAAAGGGTGGAAATTTGGCTGCATTCCTATATAACATCAAAAAAACTACTCCAATTGTATATAATTTAATAGTTAAAACGGTACAAAGCATTGCACCCTATTTTTTAGATTTTTTTTTATTACCAGACCCGAATGGAAATATAAAATTAAGATGGCAAAGTAAACATAGCTCAACAATATACGGTGTTAACAACTTATCTGATGGTACGATACGTTTTATTGCACTATCAACTTTATTTTTACAACCGGATTTACCGGATACTATTATAATTGATGAGCCGGAGTTAGGTTTGCATCCAACTGCTATTGCAAAATTAGCTGGTCTAATTAAATCAATTTCTTCAAAAAACACACAGGTAATTATCGCAACGCAGTCAACTGATTTAATTAGTCACTTTGAAGCAGAAGATATCATTACTGTTGATCAAGTTAATGGAGAAAGTAGATTTGAAAGACTTGATTCTGAAACCTTGAAATTTTGGTTAGAGGATTATACTATTGATGATCTATGGAAAAGGAATATAATATCAACAGGACAGCCCAATTTTTAA
- a CDS encoding helix-turn-helix domain-containing protein, with amino-acid sequence MEKAVRIGPNIKFLRNLKGLKQEAVAIELGISQAEYSLIENSDLIDDEIIFQIAKILNVTAEVIKEFNESQAFYSIENKVDNTTINEHAHGIHQIFSPIEKVVELYERLLASEKEKIEILKSKNNN; translated from the coding sequence ATGGAAAAAGCTGTTAGAATTGGTCCCAATATTAAATTTCTCAGAAATCTAAAGGGTCTTAAGCAAGAGGCGGTAGCTATTGAGCTTGGAATAAGCCAGGCGGAATATTCGTTAATAGAAAATTCTGATCTTATTGATGATGAAATTATTTTTCAGATTGCTAAAATACTTAATGTTACAGCTGAAGTGATAAAGGAATTCAACGAGAGTCAGGCCTTTTACAGTATTGAAAATAAAGTGGATAATACTACAATAAATGAACATGCACATGGGATCCATCAAATCTTTAGTCCGATTGAAAAAGTAGTAGAATTGTATGAACGGCTGTTAGCAAGTGAAAAAGAAAAGATAGAAATACTTAAAAGTAAAAATAACAATTAA
- a CDS encoding helix-turn-helix domain-containing protein, producing MTEIFTNKASLKRGRKIERVRKLRGFTQSDLAEKLGVSKQAVSKLEQSENIGDEKLNEVAIALGVTFEGLRDFTEDKVLYNTNNFYDNCGVTASNIVANVETLNNPLKETIEMFERQLQAARKDLLEIVKNNISRNE from the coding sequence ATGACTGAAATTTTCACGAATAAAGCTAGCCTAAAAAGAGGACGAAAAATTGAACGCGTTAGGAAACTAAGAGGGTTTACGCAATCTGACTTAGCAGAAAAGCTTGGTGTTTCTAAACAAGCTGTTTCCAAGCTCGAACAATCAGAAAATATTGGCGATGAGAAATTAAATGAAGTGGCAATTGCACTGGGTGTTACTTTTGAAGGTTTACGCGATTTTACAGAAGATAAAGTACTATACAATACCAATAATTTTTATGACAATTGTGGTGTAACCGCATCAAACATAGTGGCGAATGTAGAGACCTTAAACAACCCCTTAAAGGAAACTATTGAAATGTTTGAAAGACAGTTGCAGGCAGCAAGAAAGGATTTACTAGAAATTGTTAAGAACAATATTAGCCGAAATGAATGA
- a CDS encoding zinc chelation protein SecC: protein MNLNDVKQKLLELGSVTFDYEKFLNEVINLKKQVVSVGNEDEGKQLWVIEQIIEIHLEFNNVFKLLKRKQYNDAWCKLERIEITFHSLKRHFSFNKTEYKLYFIEKSVRNLQVIFPYKLFSSMEILEKEKKCSICDEILKFRSPCGHKIGEIYGGEICCRVITKFDLLGIALVENPVNKYSVLFDKDGDQYNYDVIITLINSLPNAYHPWELIIQNKYHPHINFNNIKNEDACPCGSGIDYIECCKKEKGVKHLHYRFIVKDQKSRKQTNISK, encoded by the coding sequence ATGAATCTAAATGATGTCAAACAAAAACTTTTAGAATTAGGTTCGGTAACTTTTGATTATGAAAAATTTCTAAATGAAGTTATAAACTTAAAAAAACAAGTTGTATCAGTCGGAAATGAAGATGAAGGTAAGCAACTTTGGGTTATTGAACAGATAATTGAAATTCATTTAGAATTTAACAATGTCTTCAAACTACTAAAAAGAAAGCAATATAATGACGCTTGGTGCAAACTTGAACGTATAGAAATTACATTCCATTCTTTGAAAAGACATTTTTCATTTAACAAAACTGAATATAAACTTTACTTTATTGAAAAGTCTGTTAGAAATTTACAAGTGATTTTTCCTTACAAGCTTTTCTCAAGTATGGAAATTCTTGAGAAAGAAAAGAAATGTAGCATTTGCGATGAAATTCTTAAATTTCGTTCTCCTTGTGGACATAAAATTGGAGAAATTTATGGAGGAGAAATATGTTGCAGAGTAATCACAAAGTTTGACCTTTTAGGTATTGCATTAGTAGAAAATCCAGTAAATAAATATTCTGTACTTTTTGATAAAGACGGAGACCAATATAATTATGATGTTATTATAACTCTAATAAATTCATTACCAAATGCTTATCATCCTTGGGAATTAATAATACAAAATAAATATCATCCACACATTAATTTTAATAATATCAAAAATGAAGATGCTTGTCCTTGCGGTTCTGGAATTGATTATATTGAGTGCTGTAAAAAAGAAAAAGGTGTAAAACATTTACATTATAGATTTATAGTTAAAGACCAAAAAAGCAGAAAACAAACCAATATAAGTAAATAG